In Sciurus carolinensis chromosome 13, mSciCar1.2, whole genome shotgun sequence, a genomic segment contains:
- the Sftpb gene encoding pulmonary surfactant-associated protein B isoform X1: protein MAKPRLLLWLLLPTLCDPSAAVTAWTASSLACAQGPTFWCQSLEQALQCKALGHCLQEVWGHAGADDLCQECEDIVNILTKMTKENLFQNTLRKFLERECARLPLKLLVPQCRQVLDDYFPLVIDYFQSQITPKAICQHLGLCRRRQPPQAPGMPEPPPDPLLDPLPDGLALPMLAGALPDRLGPHTQALSQPRFPIPLPFCWLCRTLMKRVQAMIPKGVLAVAVAQVCHVVPLVVGGICQCLAKQYTILLLDALLGRMLPQLVCGLVLRCSGEEGAGPALPTLGSLPEEWLPPDSQCQLCVSVTSRAQNSSEQARPQAMRQACLSSWLDRKKCEQFVEQHVPQLLALGPGGWDARAACQALGLCATTFSPLQCLQSPHF, encoded by the exons ATGGCCAAGCCACGcctgctgctgtggctgctgctgcccaCACTCTGTGACCCCAGCGCTG CTGTGACCGCCTGGACCGCCTCGTCCCTGGCCTGTGCCCAGGGCCCCACGTTCTGGTGTCAAAGCCTGGAGCAAGCCCTgcagtgcaaggccctgggacaCTGCCTGCAGGAAGTCTGGGGGCACGCGGGAGCC GATGACCTGTGCCAAGAGTGTGAGGACATCGTCAACATCCTCACAAAGATGACCAAGGAGAACCTTTTCCAG AACACCCTTCGGAAGTTCCTGGAGCGTGAGTGTGCCCGCCTCCCCTTGAAGCTGCTCGTGCCCCAGTGCCGCCAAGTCCTGGATGACTACTTCCCCCTGGTCATCGACTACTTCCAGAGCCAGATC ACCCCAAAGGCCATCTGCCAGCACCTGGGCCTGTGCCGGCGCAGGCAGCCCCCGCAGGCGCCCGGGATGCCAGAGCCTCCGCCTGACCCTCTGCTGGACCCTCTGCCAGACGGGCTGGCCCTCCCCATGCTGGCAGGGGCCCTCCCGGACAGGCTCGGGCCTCACACGCAG GCGCTCTCCCAGCCGCGCTTCCCCATCCCGCTGCCCTTCTGCTGGCTCTGCAGGACTCTGATGAAGCGGGTGCAAGCCATGATCCCCAAG GGCGTGCTGGCCGTGGCTGTGGCCCAGGTGTGCCACGTGGTGCCCCTGGTGGTGGGCGGCATCTGCCAATGCCTCGCCAAGCAGTACACCATCCTCCTGCTGGACGCGCTGCTGGGCCGCATGCTGCCCCAGCTGGTCTGTGGCCTGGTCCTCCGGTGCTCTGGAGAGGAAGGCGCTGGCCCAG CCCTCCCCACGCTGGGCTCCCTGCCTGAGGAGTGGCTGCCCCCGGACTCCCAGTGTCAGCTCTGCGTGTCGGTGACCTCCCGGGCCCAGAACAGCAGCGAGCAGGCCAGGCCACAGGCTATGCGCCAGGCCTGCCTCAGTTCCTGGCTGGACAGGAAGAAG TGCGAGCAGTTTGTGGAGCAGCACGTGCCGCAGCTGCTGGCCCTGGGGCCCGGGGGCTGGGATGCCCGCGCTGCCTGCCAG
- the Sftpb gene encoding pulmonary surfactant-associated protein B isoform X2, with translation MAKPRLLLWLLLPTLCDPSAAVTAWTASSLACAQGPTFWCQSLEQALQCKALGHCLQEVWGHAGADDLCQECEDIVNILTKMTKENLFQNTLRKFLERECARLPLKLLVPQCRQVLDDYFPLVIDYFQSQITPKAICQHLGLCRRRQPPQAPGMPEPPPDPLLDPLPDGLALPMLAGALPDRLGPHTQALSQPRFPIPLPFCWLCRTLMKRVQAMIPKYTILLLDALLGRMLPQLVCGLVLRCSGEEGAGPALPTLGSLPEEWLPPDSQCQLCVSVTSRAQNSSEQARPQAMRQACLSSWLDRKKCEQFVEQHVPQLLALGPGGWDARAACQALGLCATTFSPLQCLQSPHF, from the exons ATGGCCAAGCCACGcctgctgctgtggctgctgctgcccaCACTCTGTGACCCCAGCGCTG CTGTGACCGCCTGGACCGCCTCGTCCCTGGCCTGTGCCCAGGGCCCCACGTTCTGGTGTCAAAGCCTGGAGCAAGCCCTgcagtgcaaggccctgggacaCTGCCTGCAGGAAGTCTGGGGGCACGCGGGAGCC GATGACCTGTGCCAAGAGTGTGAGGACATCGTCAACATCCTCACAAAGATGACCAAGGAGAACCTTTTCCAG AACACCCTTCGGAAGTTCCTGGAGCGTGAGTGTGCCCGCCTCCCCTTGAAGCTGCTCGTGCCCCAGTGCCGCCAAGTCCTGGATGACTACTTCCCCCTGGTCATCGACTACTTCCAGAGCCAGATC ACCCCAAAGGCCATCTGCCAGCACCTGGGCCTGTGCCGGCGCAGGCAGCCCCCGCAGGCGCCCGGGATGCCAGAGCCTCCGCCTGACCCTCTGCTGGACCCTCTGCCAGACGGGCTGGCCCTCCCCATGCTGGCAGGGGCCCTCCCGGACAGGCTCGGGCCTCACACGCAG GCGCTCTCCCAGCCGCGCTTCCCCATCCCGCTGCCCTTCTGCTGGCTCTGCAGGACTCTGATGAAGCGGGTGCAAGCCATGATCCCCAAG TACACCATCCTCCTGCTGGACGCGCTGCTGGGCCGCATGCTGCCCCAGCTGGTCTGTGGCCTGGTCCTCCGGTGCTCTGGAGAGGAAGGCGCTGGCCCAG CCCTCCCCACGCTGGGCTCCCTGCCTGAGGAGTGGCTGCCCCCGGACTCCCAGTGTCAGCTCTGCGTGTCGGTGACCTCCCGGGCCCAGAACAGCAGCGAGCAGGCCAGGCCACAGGCTATGCGCCAGGCCTGCCTCAGTTCCTGGCTGGACAGGAAGAAG TGCGAGCAGTTTGTGGAGCAGCACGTGCCGCAGCTGCTGGCCCTGGGGCCCGGGGGCTGGGATGCCCGCGCTGCCTGCCAG